Proteins from a genomic interval of Sphingopyxis sp. QXT-31:
- a CDS encoding sugar porter family MFS transporter — protein MNTTSGSQTNLALIFAIVAVATIGGLLFGYDSGAVNGTQDGLRTAFALGEAGLGFTVGSLLIGCFIGAFLAGKLADVLGRRNVMILSAVLFLVGALIQGFAHVQALFVVARIMGGMAVGAASVLSPAYISEVAPAHIRGRMTTVQQIMIITGLTAAFVVNYFLAASAGTSTAPYWAGIEAWRWMYLMQAVPAAVFLIALLFIPESPRYLVSKGRIDEAGQVLTRLFGADEAATKVAEIKASFNADHRPRLSDIFDPVKGGVRPIVWAGLLLAVFQQLVGINVIFYYGATLWQLAGFTEDQSLQINIVSGVVSIAACFGTILLVDRIGRKPLLLIGSAGMAATLFALVYAFANGTLDADGQLQLSSSLGTLALIAANLYVIFFNLSWGPIMWVMLGEMFPNQIRGSALAICGFFQWFANFLISFTFPIMAVGLGLAVSYSFYAVCAVISFFLVKRFIVETKGKELEAMTG, from the coding sequence ATGAACACCACGTCGGGAAGCCAGACCAATCTGGCGCTCATTTTTGCGATCGTCGCCGTCGCCACGATCGGGGGTCTGCTGTTCGGTTACGACAGCGGTGCGGTTAACGGGACGCAGGACGGATTGCGCACCGCCTTCGCCCTGGGCGAGGCGGGGCTGGGCTTTACCGTCGGATCACTGCTTATCGGCTGTTTTATAGGCGCATTCCTTGCAGGCAAGCTCGCGGACGTGCTTGGCCGACGCAATGTGATGATATTGTCTGCGGTGCTGTTCCTCGTCGGTGCGCTGATTCAGGGCTTTGCCCATGTCCAGGCGCTGTTCGTCGTCGCCCGGATCATGGGCGGGATGGCGGTCGGCGCGGCGAGCGTGCTGTCGCCGGCCTATATCTCCGAAGTCGCTCCCGCGCATATCCGCGGCCGCATGACGACGGTGCAGCAGATCATGATCATTACCGGGCTGACCGCCGCCTTCGTCGTCAACTATTTCCTCGCCGCGAGCGCCGGCACCTCGACCGCGCCTTATTGGGCGGGGATCGAGGCGTGGCGCTGGATGTATCTGATGCAGGCGGTCCCCGCGGCGGTCTTTCTGATCGCGCTGCTCTTCATCCCCGAAAGCCCGCGCTATCTGGTGTCGAAGGGGCGGATCGACGAAGCCGGCCAGGTGCTGACCAGATTGTTCGGCGCCGACGAAGCGGCGACCAAAGTCGCGGAGATCAAGGCGAGCTTCAACGCCGATCATCGCCCGCGGCTGTCGGACATCTTCGATCCGGTGAAGGGCGGGGTGCGCCCGATCGTCTGGGCGGGCCTCCTGCTCGCGGTGTTCCAGCAGCTCGTCGGGATCAACGTGATCTTCTATTATGGCGCGACGCTTTGGCAGCTGGCGGGTTTTACCGAGGACCAGTCGCTGCAGATCAACATCGTGTCGGGGGTCGTGTCGATCGCGGCCTGTTTCGGGACGATCCTGCTGGTCGACCGGATCGGTCGCAAGCCGCTGCTGCTGATCGGATCGGCGGGGATGGCGGCGACGCTGTTCGCGCTCGTCTACGCCTTTGCCAATGGCACGCTCGACGCCGACGGACAGCTGCAACTATCGTCGTCGCTGGGCACGCTCGCGCTGATTGCCGCCAATCTGTACGTGATCTTCTTCAACCTGAGCTGGGGCCCGATCATGTGGGTGATGCTGGGCGAGATGTTCCCGAACCAGATCCGCGGATCGGCGCTGGCGATCTGCGGATTTTTCCAGTGGTTCGCGAACTTCCTGATCTCCTTCACCTTCCCGATCATGGCGGTCGGGCTGGGCCTCGCGGTCAGCTACAGCTTCTATGCGGTCTGTGCGGTGATCAGCTTTTTCCTGGTCAAGCGCTTCATCGTCGAAACCAAGGGCAAGGAACTCGAGGCCATGACCGGCTGA
- a CDS encoding tryptophan halogenase family protein: METNRIQSIVIVGGGTAGWMTAAALARILGPDYARITLVESDEIGTVGVGEATIPQINIFNRMLGIDEDDFVRRTKGSFKLGIEFVDWGGIGQRYFHPFGNIGVDMGGVSFHAFWQRLRGEPEFADVEDYSVMAKAARHGKFMRPTTAPGSLLSSIAYAFHFDAGLYALYLRELAEANGVRRVEGKITDVARNGETGHIEHVTMADGRVVGGQLFIDCSGFGGLLIGRALGVPYVDWSSFLPCNRAVAVPCEHGGEFTPYTRSTARSAGWQWRIPLQHRIGNGHVYCSDYISDDEAAAVLLANLDGKPLADPRFLKFTTGHRARFWEKNCVSIGLSAGFMEPLESTSIWMIQTGIARLLSNFPDRGFEPASIERYNRLMVEESELVRDFLVLHYHVTTRDDSDFWNYCRTMPIPDRLAEKIRVFQSSGRAFREHEELFNDTSWFAVMEGQRLGARGFDPVAELMPIEQTRDRLRQIKAAVTASVDHMPLHRDYIREHCAA, from the coding sequence ATGGAAACGAACCGAATTCAATCGATTGTCATCGTCGGCGGCGGCACCGCGGGCTGGATGACCGCGGCCGCCCTCGCCCGCATCCTGGGCCCCGACTATGCGCGCATCACCCTGGTGGAATCGGACGAGATCGGCACCGTCGGGGTCGGCGAGGCGACGATCCCGCAGATCAACATCTTCAACCGCATGCTGGGCATCGACGAGGATGATTTCGTCCGCCGCACCAAGGGCAGCTTCAAGCTCGGGATCGAGTTCGTCGACTGGGGCGGGATCGGCCAGCGCTATTTCCACCCCTTCGGCAACATCGGCGTCGATATGGGCGGCGTGTCCTTCCACGCTTTCTGGCAGCGGCTGCGCGGCGAACCCGAGTTCGCCGACGTCGAGGATTATTCGGTGATGGCGAAGGCCGCCCGCCACGGCAAGTTCATGCGCCCGACGACCGCGCCGGGTTCGCTGCTGTCGTCGATCGCCTACGCCTTTCATTTCGACGCCGGCCTCTACGCGCTCTATCTGCGCGAACTGGCCGAGGCGAACGGCGTGCGCCGCGTCGAGGGCAAGATCACCGACGTCGCGCGCAATGGAGAAACCGGCCATATCGAGCATGTCACGATGGCGGACGGGCGCGTCGTCGGCGGACAGCTGTTCATCGACTGTTCGGGGTTCGGCGGCCTGCTCATCGGGCGCGCGCTCGGCGTCCCCTATGTCGACTGGTCGTCTTTCCTGCCGTGCAACCGCGCGGTCGCGGTGCCGTGCGAACATGGCGGGGAGTTCACGCCCTACACCCGGTCGACCGCGCGCTCGGCGGGCTGGCAATGGCGCATCCCGCTCCAGCACCGCATCGGCAACGGCCATGTCTATTGCAGCGACTATATCTCCGACGACGAGGCGGCGGCGGTGCTGCTGGCCAATCTCGACGGCAAGCCGCTCGCCGATCCGCGCTTCCTCAAATTCACGACCGGCCACCGCGCGCGCTTCTGGGAAAAGAACTGCGTGTCGATCGGCCTGTCGGCGGGCTTCATGGAACCGCTCGAATCGACCAGCATCTGGATGATCCAGACGGGCATCGCGCGCCTGCTATCGAATTTTCCCGACCGCGGCTTCGAACCGGCAAGCATCGAGCGCTACAACCGGCTGATGGTCGAGGAGAGCGAATTGGTGCGCGATTTCCTCGTGCTGCACTATCATGTGACGACGCGCGACGACTCCGATTTCTGGAACTATTGCCGCACGATGCCGATCCCCGACCGGCTCGCCGAAAAGATCCGTGTGTTCCAGAGCAGCGGCCGCGCCTTTCGCGAGCATGAGGAATTGTTCAACGACACCAGCTGGTTCGCGGTAATGGAGGGGCAACGGCTCGGCGCGCGCGGCTTCGACCCGGTCGCCGAACTGATGCCGATCGAGCAGACGCGCGACCGGCTGCGCCAGATCAAGGCGGCGGTCACCGCGTCGGTCGACCATATGCCGCTCCACCGCGACTATATCCGCGAGCATTGCGCCGCCTGA
- a CDS encoding TonB-dependent receptor: MAATIIATPALAQDSDESEVAEASGDDAIVVTGFRAALQSAQGRKENADTVIDSITAEDIGALPDRSVTEALQRIPGVTINRFSAGVDPDHFSVEGSGVTIRGLSYVGSRFNGRDAFSAGNGSGLSFADVPSELLAGVDVYKTPSADLIEGGIGGIVNLRTRLPFDQTGLLIAGSAELNYGDFVEKSAPTFSALVSNRWSTGIGEIGILASASYSQLYSQADRIGISSFRPRTSYSDGTRTDVVPFSGATAGPSVLFPRGAVLGRQNFNRERYGYSGALQWESNDGTLAATFQFLRSDARQAWSENTIEIATDNVSNNGDSRAVAGTSLDFDDSGVFENGVITGPTGWRADQQTDDVRTPVLGLQSNNIRRDHYERIKTTDYSANLRWTPTENFALNFDYQHVDSKSDVEDNTLWGSSYQDAAITLNGKGLPLVQFLPPQTCINPACPGPEGSTGGTIGFDDDDHPSYFGTNHQSFTDPFNSFYRAAMDHLEASEGSEDAFRVDAELSFPDSGFLKSVQVGGRYADTEQTARFSIYNWGVLSEQWGNGGPVWFDDNVDGVVGGTGGTPPQGYEQVFYPNFFRGAANNPIAGQGRLFYSGDTVKDREAYIAYANAIAREWQGTTTCGVDGRTINAGWNSLADRCGNVAGTPFQPGEINPQQNKNFALYGMVKFDSEFGGGTRLTGNVGLRYTRTKRTSQGFQQFANNPTSITTEQACIDAANAGQPATGFCTFTPAVRQQARDYLNGALLPIDAKTTYDYFLPSVNLKLEVGGGLQFRAGYFKGVFAPPFGFSRNYFNVTGLSAEQNVDSSGAAIPGSFRIQSTVTAGNPNLLPTTSDNFDLTAEYYFSKVGQITLSLFHKRLHNVVTNATVSTDLTNNGATFPVVLTTAVNSEDTGKVTGAEVSYQQVFDFLPGPLSGLGLQATYTYVKSSGVPQTTLSATDPDVAAGRQSAISGDAFPLQGLSKHTINFTPFIDIGPLSLRASYNWRSRYLLTIRDVITPFDPIFQRAYGQLDASATVSVTDNFKLGVQAVNILNSQTKTEAAVLNGAGEIQYVPRQWYMSDRRFTILARFTF; the protein is encoded by the coding sequence GTGGCCGCCACGATAATCGCTACCCCGGCCCTGGCCCAGGACAGTGACGAGAGCGAGGTCGCCGAGGCGAGCGGCGACGACGCGATCGTCGTGACCGGCTTCCGCGCCGCGCTGCAGAGCGCGCAGGGTCGCAAGGAAAATGCGGATACCGTCATCGACTCGATCACCGCCGAAGATATCGGCGCGCTGCCCGACCGCTCGGTTACCGAGGCGCTGCAGCGTATTCCAGGCGTCACCATCAACCGCTTCTCGGCGGGCGTCGACCCCGACCATTTCTCGGTCGAGGGGTCGGGCGTCACCATCCGCGGCCTCAGCTATGTCGGATCGCGCTTCAACGGCCGCGACGCATTCAGCGCCGGTAACGGGTCGGGGCTGAGCTTCGCCGACGTGCCGTCCGAGCTGCTCGCGGGGGTGGATGTCTACAAGACGCCGTCGGCGGACCTGATCGAGGGCGGCATCGGCGGCATCGTCAATTTGCGGACACGCCTGCCCTTCGACCAGACCGGCCTGCTGATCGCCGGTTCGGCCGAGCTCAACTACGGCGACTTCGTCGAAAAATCGGCGCCGACCTTTTCGGCGCTGGTCAGCAATCGCTGGTCGACCGGCATCGGCGAGATCGGCATCCTGGCGAGCGCCTCCTATTCGCAGCTCTATTCGCAGGCCGACCGCATCGGCATCTCGAGCTTTCGCCCGCGGACGAGCTATTCGGACGGGACGCGCACCGATGTGGTGCCCTTCTCCGGCGCGACCGCAGGACCGTCGGTCCTGTTCCCGCGCGGCGCCGTGCTCGGCCGCCAGAATTTCAACCGCGAACGCTACGGCTATTCGGGCGCGCTGCAGTGGGAAAGCAACGACGGCACGTTGGCCGCGACCTTCCAGTTCCTGCGGTCCGACGCGCGTCAGGCGTGGAGCGAGAATACGATCGAAATCGCCACCGACAATGTGTCGAACAACGGCGATTCACGCGCCGTTGCCGGCACCTCGCTTGATTTCGACGACAGCGGCGTATTCGAAAATGGCGTGATCACCGGCCCGACCGGCTGGCGCGCCGACCAGCAGACCGACGACGTGCGCACCCCGGTGCTCGGTCTCCAGTCGAACAATATCCGGCGCGATCATTATGAGCGGATCAAGACCACCGACTATTCGGCCAATCTGCGCTGGACGCCGACCGAGAATTTTGCGCTGAACTTCGACTATCAGCACGTCGATTCGAAGAGCGACGTCGAGGACAACACGCTGTGGGGTTCGTCCTATCAGGATGCAGCGATCACGCTGAACGGCAAGGGCCTGCCGCTGGTGCAGTTCCTGCCGCCGCAGACCTGCATCAATCCGGCCTGCCCGGGTCCGGAAGGATCGACCGGCGGCACGATCGGTTTCGACGACGACGACCATCCCTCCTATTTCGGGACCAACCACCAGAGCTTCACCGATCCGTTCAACAGCTTCTATCGCGCGGCGATGGACCATCTGGAAGCGAGCGAAGGCAGCGAGGACGCCTTCCGCGTCGATGCCGAACTCTCCTTCCCCGACAGCGGCTTCCTGAAGTCGGTGCAGGTCGGCGGGCGCTATGCCGATACCGAGCAGACCGCGCGTTTCTCGATCTACAATTGGGGCGTGCTCAGCGAGCAATGGGGCAATGGCGGGCCGGTCTGGTTCGACGACAATGTCGACGGCGTGGTCGGCGGCACCGGCGGCACCCCGCCGCAGGGCTATGAGCAGGTCTTCTATCCGAACTTCTTCCGCGGCGCCGCCAACAATCCGATCGCGGGCCAAGGGCGCCTCTTCTACTCGGGCGACACGGTGAAGGACCGCGAAGCCTATATCGCCTATGCCAACGCCATCGCGCGCGAATGGCAGGGGACGACGACCTGCGGCGTCGATGGCCGGACGATCAACGCGGGTTGGAATTCGCTCGCCGACCGCTGCGGCAATGTCGCGGGCACGCCGTTCCAGCCGGGCGAGATCAACCCGCAGCAGAACAAGAATTTCGCACTCTACGGGATGGTCAAGTTCGACAGCGAATTCGGCGGCGGAACGCGGCTGACCGGCAACGTCGGGCTGCGCTACACGCGCACCAAGCGGACGTCGCAGGGTTTCCAGCAATTCGCCAACAATCCGACGTCGATCACGACCGAGCAGGCGTGTATCGATGCCGCCAATGCCGGGCAGCCGGCGACCGGTTTCTGTACCTTCACGCCCGCCGTGCGCCAGCAGGCGCGCGACTATTTGAACGGCGCGCTGCTGCCGATCGACGCCAAGACGACCTATGATTATTTCCTGCCCAGCGTGAACCTGAAGCTCGAGGTCGGCGGCGGGTTGCAGTTCCGCGCGGGCTATTTCAAGGGCGTCTTCGCCCCGCCCTTTGGCTTCTCGCGGAATTATTTCAATGTGACGGGCCTGTCCGCCGAGCAGAATGTCGACAGTAGCGGCGCGGCGATTCCGGGCAGCTTCCGGATCCAGTCGACGGTGACCGCCGGCAATCCCAATCTGTTGCCCACGACGTCGGACAATTTCGACCTCACCGCCGAATATTATTTCAGCAAGGTGGGACAGATCACGCTGTCGCTGTTCCACAAGCGGCTGCACAATGTGGTGACCAATGCGACGGTGTCGACCGACCTCACCAACAATGGCGCGACCTTCCCGGTCGTGCTGACGACGGCAGTGAATTCGGAGGACACGGGCAAGGTCACCGGTGCCGAAGTGTCGTACCAGCAGGTGTTCGACTTCCTGCCGGGGCCGCTATCGGGCCTCGGGCTGCAGGCGACCTATACCTATGTCAAATCGTCGGGTGTGCCGCAAACGACGCTGTCGGCAACCGACCCCGATGTTGCGGCGGGGCGGCAGTCGGCGATTTCGGGCGACGCGTTCCCGCTCCAGGGGCTGTCGAAGCATACGATCAACTTCACCCCGTTCATCGACATCGGTCCGCTGTCGCTGCGCGCGTCCTACAACTGGCGCTCGCGCTACCTGCTGACGATCCGCGACGTGATCACGCCGTTCGATCCGATCTTCCAGCGCGCCTATGGCCAGCTCGACGCATCGGCGACGGTCAGCGTCACCGACAATTTCAAGCTGGGCGTCCAGGCGGTGAACATCCTGAACTCGCAGACCAAGACCGAGGCCGCGGTGCTCAACGGGGCCGGCGAGATCCAGTACGTCCCGCGCCAATGGTATATGAGCGACCGCCGCTTCACGATCCTGGCGCGCTTCACCTTTTAG
- a CDS encoding DUF6445 family protein yields the protein MTTAPDCRPADSAVIDVLAIGAERAPLIRIDGATTDPNALVDFACNAVAFSPVAGNLYPGLRAPMPLDYVRAMATRLDPLVRRVYALGDARLARAECFFSIVTTPAAKLVPLQTVPHIDTSDPLHFATVHYLCPPHFGGTAFFRQRSTGYEAISPDREAEWDRARDAALAVQHRPAYPSPDTADHVRVAAIPAAFDRLILYRSNSLHAGIIDPAVAHPADPRSGRLTATMFLAYRPPA from the coding sequence ATGACGACCGCGCCCGATTGCCGTCCCGCCGACAGCGCGGTCATCGACGTCCTCGCGATCGGCGCCGAGCGCGCGCCGCTGATCCGCATCGACGGCGCGACGACCGACCCCAACGCGCTCGTCGATTTCGCCTGCAACGCCGTCGCCTTTTCGCCTGTCGCGGGCAATCTCTACCCCGGCCTTCGCGCCCCGATGCCGCTCGACTATGTGCGGGCAATGGCGACGCGGCTCGATCCGCTCGTGCGCCGCGTCTATGCACTCGGCGATGCCCGGCTCGCGCGCGCCGAATGTTTCTTTTCGATCGTCACGACGCCGGCGGCCAAGCTCGTCCCGCTCCAGACGGTGCCGCACATCGACACCAGCGATCCGCTGCATTTCGCGACGGTCCACTATCTCTGCCCGCCCCATTTCGGCGGCACCGCCTTTTTCCGGCAGCGGTCGACGGGCTATGAGGCGATTTCGCCCGACCGCGAGGCGGAGTGGGATCGCGCCCGCGACGCTGCGCTCGCCGTGCAGCATCGCCCGGCCTATCCGTCGCCCGATACCGCCGACCATGTCCGCGTCGCCGCGATCCCGGCGGCGTTCGACCGGCTGATTCTCTATCGCAGCAACAGCCTGCACGCGGGGATCATCGACCCCGCCGTCGCGCATCCCGCCGATCCGCGTTCGGGCCGCCTGACCGCGACGATGTTCCTCGCCTATCGCCCGCCCGCATAA
- a CDS encoding endo-1,4-beta-xylanase produces the protein MIDTTLSRREALAGLSALSLAACAGGAGSAASPPPPDEGLHAIAQGKGLRFGSAIAYGAEGSDSGSIGNPDYRTIVERECGLVVAENEMKWQAIRPGPDQYNFAAFDAIVRYAKSKGLDIRGHTLLWHRPKWLPEWVNNYYYGARPATVAARLITSHIETVTRRYRGVIHSYDVVNELFDDKTGAFVDTSMSKAMGSHEAVVDLAFHTARTELPDAELVYNDYMSWEPGHANHRAGVLRLLEGFRKRGVPCDALGIQSHIEMRTIDRKTGIGPYDLKEWRAFCDAVTGMGYRLLLTEFDVKDNGLPADHAARDAGVANYTRAYMEVMLAYPQLRDILAWGMVDKYSWLQGFAPRADGLPQRCCPYGDDYRPHPMRAALAELFAGAAPRT, from the coding sequence ATGATCGATACCACGCTCAGCCGGCGCGAGGCGCTCGCCGGCCTCTCGGCCCTATCGCTGGCCGCTTGCGCGGGCGGCGCCGGGTCGGCTGCCTCGCCGCCGCCTCCGGACGAGGGCCTGCACGCCATCGCGCAGGGCAAGGGGCTGCGCTTCGGTTCGGCAATCGCCTATGGCGCCGAAGGATCGGACAGCGGCTCGATCGGCAATCCCGACTATCGCACCATAGTCGAGCGCGAATGCGGACTCGTCGTCGCCGAGAATGAGATGAAGTGGCAGGCGATCCGCCCCGGCCCCGACCAATATAATTTCGCCGCCTTCGACGCGATCGTCCGCTATGCCAAATCGAAGGGCCTCGATATCCGCGGCCACACCCTGCTCTGGCACCGCCCGAAATGGCTGCCCGAGTGGGTCAATAATTACTACTATGGAGCGCGCCCCGCGACCGTGGCGGCGCGGCTGATCACCAGCCATATCGAGACCGTGACGCGGCGCTATCGCGGCGTCATCCACAGCTATGATGTCGTCAATGAACTGTTCGACGACAAGACCGGCGCCTTCGTCGATACGTCGATGTCGAAGGCGATGGGCAGCCACGAGGCGGTCGTCGATCTCGCCTTTCACACCGCGCGGACCGAATTGCCCGACGCCGAGCTCGTTTATAACGACTATATGAGCTGGGAACCCGGCCATGCGAACCACCGCGCCGGCGTGCTGCGCCTGCTCGAGGGGTTCCGCAAGCGCGGGGTGCCGTGCGACGCGCTCGGCATCCAGTCGCACATCGAAATGCGCACGATCGACCGCAAGACGGGCATCGGCCCCTATGACCTCAAGGAGTGGCGCGCCTTTTGCGACGCGGTCACCGGCATGGGTTACCGGCTGCTGCTCACCGAATTCGACGTCAAGGACAATGGCCTGCCCGCCGACCATGCCGCGCGCGACGCCGGCGTCGCGAACTACACGCGCGCTTATATGGAGGTGATGCTCGCCTATCCGCAGCTGCGCGATATCCTCGCTTGGGGCATGGTCGATAAATATAGCTGGCTGCAAGGCTTTGCCCCGCGCGCCGACGGCCTGCCGCAGCGCTGCTGTCCATATGGCGACGATTATCGCCCGCATCCGATGCGCGCCGCACTGGCCGAGCTGTTCGCGGGCGCCGCGCCGCGCACTTGA
- a CDS encoding glycoside hydrolase family 3 N-terminal domain-containing protein has product MRMTLAAALLATTMILPLTQVTGQPAAPVSASATAKPPASAPYRNASLPVDARVADLLARMTLEEKVAQIITLWDSKADVQNADTTWNAAKASLKFPDGLGQVARPSDRSGPSSPRTNKLRSIEESVDYVNAVQTWATKNTRLGIPVLFHEEALHGLAARDATSFPQSIAMASTFDPDLIRDVNSVIAREVRARGVPYVLSPVVDVARDPRWGRIEETFGEDPYLVSEMGVAAVEGLQGKGRPGPLAPGKVFATLKHMTGHGQPESGTNVGPAPIAERTLREDFFPPFEAVVKRTGIEAVMASYNEIDGVPSHVNKWLLGDVLRGEWGFEGAVVSDYYAIDDLVRLHKIAPDLADAARQALAAGVDSDLPNGAAYKTLVESVRAGKVKEADIDAAVTRMLRIKFLAGLFENPFARIKDTAVTNNAEAIALARRTAEKSLVLLKNDGVLPLALPAAGAAKPKIAVIGPNAAVARLGGYYGIPPKTVSPLDGIKELVGDKANVVYSEGVKITENDDWWADEVQLADPAANRQRIAAAVEAARGADHILLFIGDTEQTSREGWADTHLGDRSDIDIVGEQEELLDALKALGKPVVVVLVNGRPPSYPGVVAKADAILETWYGGEQQGHAIADALFGRVNPGGKLPVTVARNVGQLPFFYNHKPTARRGYLFDDKAPLFPFGYGLSYSKFTIGTPRLSAPSIAAGQPVSVTVDVANTGSREGDEVVQVYVRDSISSVTRPVKELKSFQRITLKPGETRPVTITLTPAAFQMWNAEMKRVIEPGEFEIMVGPNSAEVQSVKLVVTP; this is encoded by the coding sequence ATGCGCATGACGCTGGCGGCCGCCTTGCTGGCCACGACGATGATCCTGCCGCTGACGCAGGTCACAGGGCAGCCCGCGGCACCCGTATCCGCCTCCGCGACCGCAAAGCCTCCCGCCAGCGCCCCCTATCGCAACGCCAGCCTGCCGGTCGACGCGCGCGTCGCCGATTTGCTCGCGCGCATGACGCTCGAAGAAAAGGTCGCGCAGATCATCACCCTGTGGGACAGCAAGGCCGATGTGCAGAACGCCGACACGACGTGGAATGCGGCGAAGGCGTCGTTGAAATTCCCCGACGGCCTCGGCCAGGTCGCGCGCCCGTCCGACCGCAGCGGCCCCAGCAGCCCGCGCACCAACAAATTGCGCTCGATCGAGGAGAGCGTCGACTATGTGAACGCGGTGCAGACCTGGGCGACCAAGAACACACGCCTCGGCATCCCCGTGCTCTTCCACGAGGAAGCGCTGCACGGCCTCGCCGCGCGCGACGCCACCAGCTTCCCGCAATCGATCGCCATGGCCTCGACCTTCGACCCCGATCTGATCCGCGACGTCAACAGCGTCATCGCGCGCGAGGTGCGCGCACGCGGCGTGCCCTATGTGCTCTCGCCCGTCGTTGACGTCGCGCGCGACCCGCGCTGGGGCCGGATCGAGGAAACCTTCGGCGAGGATCCCTACCTGGTCAGCGAAATGGGGGTCGCCGCGGTCGAGGGCTTGCAGGGCAAGGGTCGCCCCGGCCCGCTCGCGCCGGGGAAGGTGTTCGCGACGCTCAAGCATATGACCGGCCACGGCCAGCCCGAAAGCGGCACCAACGTCGGCCCCGCGCCGATCGCCGAACGCACATTGCGCGAGGATTTTTTCCCGCCGTTCGAGGCGGTGGTCAAGCGCACCGGCATCGAGGCGGTGATGGCGAGCTATAACGAGATCGACGGCGTCCCCAGCCACGTCAACAAATGGCTGCTCGGCGACGTGCTGCGCGGCGAATGGGGCTTCGAGGGCGCTGTCGTCAGCGACTATTATGCGATCGACGACCTCGTCCGGCTGCACAAGATCGCCCCCGACCTCGCCGATGCCGCGCGCCAGGCGCTCGCGGCCGGGGTCGACAGCGACCTGCCCAATGGCGCGGCATACAAGACGCTCGTGGAATCGGTGCGCGCGGGCAAGGTGAAGGAGGCCGATATCGACGCCGCGGTGACGCGGATGCTGCGGATCAAGTTCCTCGCCGGGCTGTTCGAAAACCCCTTCGCGCGGATCAAGGATACCGCGGTCACCAACAATGCGGAGGCGATCGCGCTGGCGCGGCGCACGGCGGAAAAGTCGCTGGTGCTGCTCAAGAACGATGGCGTGCTGCCACTCGCGCTGCCGGCCGCCGGTGCGGCGAAACCCAAAATCGCGGTGATCGGCCCCAACGCCGCGGTGGCGCGGCTCGGCGGCTATTACGGCATCCCGCCCAAGACCGTATCGCCGCTCGACGGGATCAAGGAACTCGTCGGCGACAAGGCGAACGTCGTCTATAGCGAAGGCGTCAAGATCACCGAAAATGACGACTGGTGGGCCGACGAGGTCCAGCTCGCCGATCCCGCCGCAAACCGCCAGCGCATCGCCGCCGCGGTCGAGGCGGCGCGCGGCGCCGACCATATCCTGCTCTTCATCGGCGACACCGAACAGACCAGCCGCGAGGGCTGGGCCGACACGCATCTCGGCGATCGGTCGGACATCGACATCGTCGGCGAGCAGGAGGAGTTGCTCGACGCGCTGAAGGCGCTCGGCAAACCGGTCGTGGTGGTGCTCGTCAACGGCCGCCCGCCCTCCTATCCGGGCGTCGTCGCCAAGGCCGATGCCATCCTCGAGACTTGGTACGGCGGCGAGCAGCAGGGGCATGCGATCGCCGACGCGCTGTTCGGGCGCGTCAATCCGGGCGGCAAATTGCCCGTCACCGTCGCACGCAACGTCGGCCAGCTACCCTTCTTCTACAACCACAAGCCGACCGCGCGGCGCGGTTATCTGTTCGACGATAAGGCGCCCTTGTTCCCCTTCGGCTATGGGCTCAGCTACAGCAAATTCACCATCGGGACGCCGCGCCTGTCGGCCCCGTCGATCGCGGCGGGGCAGCCGGTTTCGGTGACCGTCGACGTCGCCAACACCGGCTCGCGCGAAGGCGACGAGGTGGTGCAGGTCTATGTCCGCGACAGCATCAGTTCGGTCACCCGCCCGGTCAAGGAATTGAAAAGCTTCCAGCGCATCACGCTCAAACCCGGCGAGACGAGGCCGGTGACGATCACGCTAACCCCCGCGGCCTTCCAGATGTGGAATGCCGAGATGAAGCGCGTCATCGAACCCGGCGAGTTCGAGATCATGGTGGGCCCGAACTCCGCCGAGGTGCAGAGCGTCAAGCTGGTTGTCACGCCATGA